The following proteins are encoded in a genomic region of Neovison vison isolate M4711 chromosome 12, ASM_NN_V1, whole genome shotgun sequence:
- the FKBP11 gene encoding peptidyl-prolyl cis-trans isomerase FKBP11 has product MTLRPSLLPLRLLLLLLSGVMCRAEAGFETESPVRTLQVETLVEPPEPCAEPAAFGDTLHIHYTGSLVDGRIIDTSLTRDPLVIELGQKQVIPGLEQSLLDMCVGEKRRAIIPSHLAYGKRGFPPSIPADAVLQFDVELIALIRANYWQKLVKGILPLVGMAMVPALLGLIGYHLYKKANRPKVSKKKLKEEKRNKSKKK; this is encoded by the exons ATGACCCTGCGCCCCTCACTTCTCCCGCTccgtctgctgctgctgctgctcagtGGGGTGATGTGCCGGGCTGAGGCTGGGTTTGAAACCGAAAGTCCCGTCCGGACCCTCCAAGTGGAGACCCTG GTGGAGCCCCCCGAGCCGTGCGCGGAGCCCGCTGCTTTTGGAGACACGCTGCACATACACTACACG GGCAGCTTGGTAGATGGACGCATTATTGACACTTCCCTGACCAGAGATCCTCTGGTTATAGAACTTGGCCAAAAGCAGGTGATCCCAG GTCTGGAGCAGAGCCTTCTAGACATGTGTGTGGG agagaagagaagggcaaTCATTCCCTCTCACTTGGCCTATGGAAAGCGGGGATTTCCACCGTCTATCCCAG cgGATGCAGTGCTGCAGTTTGATGTGGAGCTGATTGCACTGATCCGAGCCAACTACTGGCAAAAGCTGGTGAAGGGCATTCTGCCTCTGGTAGGCATGGCCATGGTGCCAGCCCTCCTGGGCCTCATTGGGTATCACCTATACAAAAAGGCCAACAGACCTAAAGTCTCCAAAAAGAAGCTCAAGGAAGAGAAACgaaacaagagcaaaaagaaataa
- the ARF3 gene encoding ADP-ribosylation factor 3 codes for MGNIFGNLLKSLIGKKEMRILMVGLDAAGKTTILYKLKLGEIVTTIPTIGFNVETVEYKNISFTVWDVGGQDKIRPLWRHYFQNTQGLIFVVDSNDRERVNEAREELMRMLAEDELRDAVLLVFANKQDLPNAMNAAEITDKLGLHSLRHRNWYIQATCATSGDGLYEGLDWLANQLKNKK; via the exons ATGGGTAATATCTTCGGAAACCTTCTGAAGAGCCTGATTGGGAAGAAGGAGATGCGCATCCTGATGGTGGGCTTGGATGCTGCAGGGAAGACCACCATCCTGTATAAGCTGAAACTGGGTGAGATCGTCACCACCATCCCCACCATTG GGTTCAACGTGGAGACAGTGGAGTACAAGAATATCAGCTTCACAGTTTGGGATGTGGGTGGCCAGGACAAGATTCGACCTCTCTGGAGACACTACTTCCAGAACACCCAAG GCTTAATATTTGTGGTCGACAGTAATGACCGGGAGCGAGTAAATGAGGCCCGGGAGGAGCTGATGCGGATGCTGGCGGAGGATGAGCTCCGGGATGCAGTACTCCTTGTCTTTGCAAACAAACAG GATTTGCCTAATGCTATGAACGCTGCTGAGATCACAGACAAGTTGGGCCTGCATTCCCTGCGTCACCGCAACTGGTACATTCAGGCCACCTGTGCCACCAGCGGGGACGGGCTGTACGAAGGCCTGGACTGGCTGGCCAATCAGCTCAAAAACAAGAAGTGA